From the genome of Tenrec ecaudatus isolate mTenEca1 chromosome 1, mTenEca1.hap1, whole genome shotgun sequence:
atgccaggggcttaagtggagagcaaatgttttgagaatgatgaatgtacagatgtgctttacacagttgatgtgtgcatagattgtgataagggttgtatgagccccaataaaatgattaaaaacaagaaaaagaaaaaaaaacctgctccatcaggttcccaagactgtgaatCCAGATGGAAGAGGAGGGCCACATCCTTTTaccaaggggcagctggtggattcaaaccaccacccTCTCCATTCCCAGGCTGCTGCATTCACCAGTGTGCTACAAGGACTCCATTTCTCCATAACCTCAGCCTCGACAACCCCAGGGGCTGGCTCTACTTGGCCCTGAAGGGTTGCTAGGCGTGggggtggacttgatggcagcggggaTTTTTTTTTGCGGGGGAGGGCCTGTAGGTGGCACATCTGCCAGGATGGGTGCCCCTTCTCTGGCTCCCCGGCCCTCCCGCAGGCCCCCTCACCTGCAGGTTGTGGTCATGACCGCACAGGTAGGCGATGACCCCATACGTGGCCAGCAGCGGCTGCAGCTTCTTGACGAGGCAGCGGGTGGGTCCGTGTTCGGCTATGGACCACACCGGGTAGTGGCCGGCTACCAATACGTAGTCCTCCTGGGCGGCTGCCAGCTGTTTTTTGAGCCAAGCCAGCTGGGTGCGGGCCAGTCCCAGGTCACGGGGCCTCTCGGGCTGCTGGCTAAGGAAATCGTCTGAGTTGCCGCACAAGGTCACTGTGTCCAGCATGAAGATGGCCACGGACACGTTGGTTCGTGGGATCTTGAAGCGCAGACGGTAGAAAGGGCTGGGGAAGTTCctgtggttggggggtggggaggagagggtggCTCAGGGCACGGGCCCTCCGTGGGTCGCCCGTGGGTGTCTGGGGTCGGGGCGAAGCGAAGCGGGCGGGCTCACCAGCGCTTGGAGATCTTGGAGTAGGCGATCTGCGCAGAAACGTTACCCAGGTGGTCGTGGTTTCCGGCCAGCACGTACCAGGGCACGTTGCGAAGGGAGCGGTCGGAGAAGACGTCCTCAAAAGTTTCCTGCAGAAGTCGAAAAGGGATTCCGCCCGGGAACCCCCCCACCAGACACCTGGCTCAAGCTGCTACCTGGTGCTCCCAGGAGCTGGAGCGTCGAGAGTCCCTCAGTGCCCCAGGTGTCTGCAGGTGCCCCATCAGCTGCCCTCTGCCCTCTCCCGAGGAGGGTCCCTGGCCAGGTGGCTTCTCCCTGCTGCCCCTACCCTGGGAACCCAGCAGGCACACACCTGGAACCTCTTGTCATAGGCGTCCCGCACACCGGTGAAGTAGAAGTTGTCCCCCAGGGACAGGATGAAGTCGGCGCCCAGGGTCTGCACCGTTCTGCCCATTTCCTTGGCACTGGCCACTTCCCGGGCTGTGTGGTACGGGGCATTGGGGACCCCTCCCCAGTCACCCAGGGCCACAAAGCGCAGGGCGGGGGTGGCACTATCAGCCACGGGGAGTGCCAACGAGGCCTGCAGGAGGAGGGTCAGCAGCGCTGTCCATGTGTCCATCTGGGAGGGCAGAGATGTGTGTCTGGGGGCCCGGGGCTACAGTGCAGGCAGCCAGCCCTCCTCCAAAACCTCCTCCTGGCCCCCCtctgagagaggagagaggggggggcAGCGGGTGCACCTTGTGCCTCGGTTCCCAGGACAAGAGCTGGCCCAGCCGGACAGGAGCAGGCAGGGTCCAGCGAGGGGCTTAGAAGGGGAGCCGCTGCAGACCCACTGCGCCCTCCCGTATCCCAACAGCCCCCACCCCGCTGGCTGTGGCCTCCTGCCCAGCACTCACCCTAGGGGAGGCAGAAGCCAGTTAGTCAGGCTCCGGGGGCTTCGAGAGGCAGTGGGCTCCAGGGCAGAGGTGACAGGCAGGACTCTTTATTCCCTGGGGTGGAAGTGACTCCTAGCGAGCATGATACAATTTCTCCGATGACTGTCCCAGAAGCCCTCCCCTTGGGTCGCGTGAGCCTCGGACTTCCCCAGT
Proteins encoded in this window:
- the ACP5 gene encoding tartrate-resistant acid phosphatase type 5 codes for the protein MDTWTALLTLLLQASLALPVADSATPALRFVALGDWGGVPNAPYHTAREVASAKEMGRTVQTLGADFILSLGDNFYFTGVRDAYDKRFQETFEDVFSDRSLRNVPWYVLAGNHDHLGNVSAQIAYSKISKRWNFPSPFYRLRFKIPRTNVSVAIFMLDTVTLCGNSDDFLSQQPERPRDLGLARTQLAWLKKQLAAAQEDYVLVAGHYPVWSIAEHGPTRCLVKKLQPLLATYGVIAYLCGHDHNLQYLQDEKGVGYVLSGAGNFMDPSKRHQRKVPDGYLRFHYGVEDSLGGFAYIEISPKEMTVTYIEASGKSLFKTSLPRRPRP